GACCGTATGTGGTCGGTATTGACACAGGCTCATGGCGCGCTCCGGTCGGTTGTGGCCGAGGTCGGCGACGATCAGTGGGCGCTGCGGACGCCGTGCGAGAAGTGGAACGTCGCGCAGGTCGTGCGGCACGCGTCGGGCGATCAGCTCGGCTACGCGGCCGCGATCACCGGCGTCGGTGGGCCGACCGAGGATCCGTTCGCGCCGTCCGAAGGGCGGCCCGAGCCGTCGTCCGTGGGGGCTGCGCTCGACGCCGCCGCGGCGGCGTTCGCGACGATCGAGCCGGGCACCCCGGAGGTGCCGAGCCCGCTGCCGATCGGGCCGCTGTCGGCCGAGTCGGTGGTGAGTGCGGCCGCGCTGGACGCGGCGGTGCACGCGTGGGACGTGGCGGTCGCTCTGGGGCGGCCGTCGCCGCTGACTCCGGAGCTGGCCGAGCAGTTGATGCCGATCGCGGAGGTGATGGCGGGGCCGCTCCGCGCGTTCGCGTTCGGACCGGCGATCGAGGGGGAGCCGGGCGACGATGCGGCGGCGCGGCTCCTGCGCTTCCTCGGCCGCCGGCCGGATTGGCCGCCGGCCGGACTGGGAACGCTCGGAAGCTAGCGCTCAGCCGCGGGCATGATCCTCAGGGCCAGCAGGGCGATGTCGTCCTCACCCCGGCTCGCGGCCAGCTCACCCAGCACCCGGTCGCAGTAATCCTCCAAACTCTCGTCCACCACCGCCGACAGGACCCGCAACTGCTCCATGCCCTCGTCGATCGGCGCCCGGCGGGACTCGACGAGCCCATCCGTGACCAGCACGATCGTCCCCCCGCTCGGGATCTCGAACGTCACCTCGCGACGCTCGAGCGGGCCGACGCCGAGCAGCGGGCCACCGACCGGGACGTAGTCCGCACCGTCCGCCGTCACCAGCAGCGGCGGGAGGTGGCCGCCGGTCGTCGCGGTCGCGGCGCCGGTGCGGGGGTCGACGGTGAGCAGCAGCACGGTGGCCAGCGTTCCGGGGTGGTAGCGGCGCATCATCGCATCGAGGCGGGCGATGATCTCCGACGGGCGGTGCCCGTCGACCGCGTACGCGCGCAGCGCGTGCCGGAGCTCGGCCATCACGGTGGCGGCGTGCAGCGAGTGCCCGACGACGTCGCCGATCGCGACCAGCACGCAGTCGTCGAGCTCGGCGACCTCGTAGAAGTCGCCGCCGATCTCGGCGGTCGCGTTGGCCGGCACGTACCGGCCGGCGACCTGGACGCCCTCGATCGCCGGGACGTCGCGCGGGAGCAGGCTGCGCTGGATGGTCAGCGCGACGCTGCGCTCCTCGGCGTACGACCGGACCGCATCCACCGCGAGCGCGGTGATCTGCCCCAGCTGGCTGAGCAGGTCCCGCTCCTCCGCCGATGCGGACGCGTCCGAAGCGGGCATTTCCAGCACGGGCACGGCCAGCACGGTCGGCGGTTGCCGCCGCCGGGACGGCACCGCGGAGACGGTCAGCGCGGTGTCCGGCGTCAGCCAGTCGGCGGCCTGCAGCCACTCGGCCGGCGGACGCGCCGAGAACTGCGACGGGTCGGGCAGCACGGCATGCCGGTGCACCCGGGACCCGACGGTGATCCCCGTGCCACTGTGGTCGACGGCGCTGGCCAGCGCGGGTCGGCCGAAGACCGCGAAGGCACCGGCCGCGGCGGCGATCAGTACCTCTTCGACGGTCCGGGCCGCGTTGATCTGCAGTGTCGCGTCGGCCAGCAGGGCGAGGCGCCGGGCCAGCCTTTCCGCGCGCTGCCGGGCCCGGGAGTAGCGCAGCATGGCCTGCGCGGTCGCGACGAGTTCGTCGGGGTCGATCGGCTCGGCCAGGTAGGCGTCGGCGCCCTCGGACAGGCCACGGGTCCGGTCGGCGACGTCGACCGACGTCGCGGATACGAACACCACCGGGACGCCGGCCGCGTCCGGGTCGTTCTTGATGCGGTCGCAGACCGTGTAGCCGTCCAGGTCGGGCAGGTTGACGTCGAGGAAGACGAGTTCGATCGGGCTGTCGGCGACGCGTTGCAGCGCCTCGCCGCCGGTCGCCGCCTCGACGACCCGGTGTCCGGCGCGGCGGAGCCAGGTGCTCAGGATGTACCGGTTGGCCGCGGCGTCGTCGACGACCAGCACGGTGGCGCCGGGTTCGGTCGACGTCATGGGCTGCCCTGCGCCGATCTCATGGCCTCGGCCACCGTCGCCTCGTCCAGATCGGCCTTCGGCAGCAGCGCGACGTACGGATCGGAACCGCCGGTCCAGTCCGTCTCCGACGTCACCACGACGACCGGGACCGTCGCCAGCGCCGAGTCCGCGCGCAGCGCGGCCAGGATCTCCTCGCCGCTCATCTCCGGCATCCGCAGGTCGAGGAAGATCAGGTGCGGACGGATGCGCTGGATCACCGGCAGGGCCTCGCGGGCGTCGGCGACCTCGGCGACCTCGAGGGGCCCGGGCGTCGAGTCGAGGGCCGTCCGGAGCATCCGCCGGAACGTCGGGTCGTCGTCGACGAGCACGACCCGCATCGGGTCGCTGCCCGCGGTCACCGGCCCGCTCGGCGCGGGTTCCCGGGGCACGACGACGGTCACGGTCGTGCCGGTACCGGGCTCGCTGCGCAACGCCAGCTCACCACCCAGCGCGGCCACCAGACGACGCACCAGCGGCAGGCCCAGCCCGGTGCCGCCCACCTGGGCCTGCAACGTCCCCGGCACCTGGTAGAACTCCTCGAACACGCGCTCCTGCTGGTCGGCCGGAATCCCGATCCCGGTGTCGGCGACGACGAACGTCAGCGAATCCCCGGCGACGGAAAGGTCCAGCCGCACCGACCCCGCCACCGTG
This genomic interval from Cryptosporangium phraense contains the following:
- a CDS encoding TIGR03086 family metal-binding protein, with the protein product MTQAHGALRSVVAEVGDDQWALRTPCEKWNVAQVVRHASGDQLGYAAAITGVGGPTEDPFAPSEGRPEPSSVGAALDAAAAAFATIEPGTPEVPSPLPIGPLSAESVVSAAALDAAVHAWDVAVALGRPSPLTPELAEQLMPIAEVMAGPLRAFAFGPAIEGEPGDDAAARLLRFLGRRPDWPPAGLGTLGS
- a CDS encoding fused response regulator/phosphatase, which encodes MTSTEPGATVLVVDDAAANRYILSTWLRRAGHRVVEAATGGEALQRVADSPIELVFLDVNLPDLDGYTVCDRIKNDPDAAGVPVVFVSATSVDVADRTRGLSEGADAYLAEPIDPDELVATAQAMLRYSRARQRAERLARRLALLADATLQINAARTVEEVLIAAAAGAFAVFGRPALASAVDHSGTGITVGSRVHRHAVLPDPSQFSARPPAEWLQAADWLTPDTALTVSAVPSRRRQPPTVLAVPVLEMPASDASASAEERDLLSQLGQITALAVDAVRSYAEERSVALTIQRSLLPRDVPAIEGVQVAGRYVPANATAEIGGDFYEVAELDDCVLVAIGDVVGHSLHAATVMAELRHALRAYAVDGHRPSEIIARLDAMMRRYHPGTLATVLLLTVDPRTGAATATTGGHLPPLLVTADGADYVPVGGPLLGVGPLERREVTFEIPSGGTIVLVTDGLVESRRAPIDEGMEQLRVLSAVVDESLEDYCDRVLGELAASRGEDDIALLALRIMPAAER